In Pleurocapsa sp. PCC 7319, the following are encoded in one genomic region:
- a CDS encoding gamma-glutamyltransferase translates to MPRKVIIASDAQIVVDAGAAIANRGGNAVDAAIAATLSSMCTNLGIISPGASGFITIWRQGENPITIDAYAEMPGRGLDSVKFGSGMKEAFFAYGGGTSTMVGYGSVATPGIFAGLGLAAEKYGNVPWSEIVSPAQQQVARGFSLSSVAAEYFSYTHQVIFGWHPDSYRVIHKADGSHLKHGDRVHIPGLTHSLEMIADRGVDIFYHGELGEKITSEIQANQGLLTAEDLTSYEAIEREPIIINFGDWSIATNPPPAVGGVCLAAMLSLIDQRSLHEWNAVTVKEIAEIQQAVLQYRSNYLEGVTEEQIGQQAAHLLSLAAQDNWQQLTKSPSTIHISAVDSDGLACSISASSGYGSGVMAGGTGLWLNNSLGEIELHPQGLHDLSPGSRLTSNMAPTICRHDNGTVLAIGSPGASRITTAIAQVLFNFISLDLSLEQAISHPRLHFEVFNSSPTIAFETGLNVNALNLTSRQFKGHSMYFGGVQAAMAHPTAGLTAAADLRRTGAIAWGEN, encoded by the coding sequence ATGCCACGAAAAGTTATTATTGCTTCTGATGCCCAGATTGTAGTCGATGCTGGTGCTGCGATCGCTAATCGCGGCGGTAATGCTGTTGATGCTGCTATTGCAGCTACTCTAAGTTCTATGTGTACTAACTTGGGGATTATTTCCCCTGGTGCTAGCGGGTTTATTACTATTTGGCGACAGGGAGAAAACCCGATTACGATTGATGCCTATGCAGAAATGCCTGGACGGGGATTGGATTCAGTCAAGTTTGGTAGTGGCATGAAAGAGGCATTTTTTGCTTACGGAGGCGGTACTAGTACTATGGTTGGCTATGGTTCTGTAGCTACTCCTGGAATCTTTGCTGGTTTGGGTTTAGCAGCAGAAAAATATGGTAATGTTCCTTGGTCGGAAATAGTCAGTCCCGCACAACAGCAGGTAGCAAGAGGTTTTTCTTTGTCTAGTGTGGCAGCAGAATATTTTTCCTATACTCATCAAGTTATTTTTGGCTGGCATCCCGATAGTTATCGAGTTATCCATAAAGCAGACGGTAGCCATCTAAAACACGGAGATCGAGTTCACATTCCTGGACTAACCCATAGTTTGGAGATGATTGCCGATCGCGGAGTAGATATTTTCTATCACGGAGAATTGGGAGAGAAAATCACTTCAGAAATTCAAGCTAATCAGGGATTACTTACTGCCGAAGATTTGACTAGCTATGAAGCTATTGAAAGAGAGCCAATTATCATTAACTTCGGAGACTGGTCAATTGCTACTAATCCTCCTCCCGCAGTTGGTGGTGTTTGTTTAGCAGCTATGCTATCGTTAATCGACCAGCGATCGCTACATGAATGGAATGCAGTGACAGTCAAAGAAATAGCTGAGATTCAACAGGCAGTACTACAATATCGCAGCAATTACTTAGAAGGAGTAACCGAGGAGCAAATTGGGCAACAGGCAGCTCATTTACTTTCACTGGCAGCTCAAGATAATTGGCAACAGTTAACTAAATCTCCCTCTACAATTCATATCTCTGCTGTAGATAGTGATGGTTTAGCTTGTTCTATCTCTGCTTCTTCTGGATATGGTTCGGGAGTTATGGCAGGAGGTACAGGGCTATGGCTGAATAATTCTTTAGGCGAAATTGAGTTACACCCTCAAGGCTTACATGACTTGTCTCCAGGTAGTCGCCTCACTTCTAATATGGCACCTACTATCTGTCGTCATGACAATGGCACCGTGTTGGCAATTGGTTCTCCAGGAGCATCCCGCATTACTACTGCGATCGCTCAAGTCCTCTTTAATTTTATTAGCTTAGATTTATCCTTAGAGCAAGCTATATCCCATCCTCGATTGCACTTTGAAGTGTTCAATAGTTCTCCTACGATTGCTTTTGAAACTGGTTTGAATGTGAATGCACTCAATTTAACAAGTCGTCAATTTAAGGGACATTCCATGTATTTTGGAGGAGTTCAAGCTGCTATGGCTCATCCCACTGCGGGTTTGACTGCTGCTGCCGACCTACGTCGTACAGGAGCAATTGCCTGGGGTGAAAACTGA
- a CDS encoding Uma2 family endonuclease, translated as MKVPIQKTSALTIEEFLKLPETKPASEYIDGKIQQKPMPQGKHSTLQIELASAINQAGKAKKLAYAFTELRCTFARRSIVPDIAVFEWQRIPLDDNGQIANRFKIAPDWTIEILSPEQSANRVIRKIVFCVNNGTKLGYLVDADDESITVFQPNCLPEVKEKQDILPVLNVLQNWRLTVEDIFNWLNFS; from the coding sequence ATGAAAGTACCTATTCAAAAAACTTCAGCACTTACCATAGAAGAATTTTTAAAATTACCAGAAACCAAACCAGCAAGCGAATACATTGATGGAAAAATTCAACAAAAGCCAATGCCACAGGGGAAACACAGTACTTTGCAAATTGAATTAGCTTCTGCTATCAATCAAGCGGGAAAAGCTAAAAAACTAGCTTATGCTTTTACAGAATTGCGCTGTACTTTTGCAAGACGCTCTATAGTTCCAGATATAGCTGTATTTGAGTGGCAAAGAATTCCTTTAGATGATAATGGTCAAATCGCTAATAGATTTAAAATAGCCCCAGATTGGACAATTGAAATTCTCTCACCCGAACAATCAGCAAATAGAGTAATTCGGAAAATTGTATTTTGTGTTAATAACGGTACGAAATTAGGCTATTTAGTAGATGCTGATGATGAATCAATTACAGTCTTTCAACCAAATTGTTTGCCAGAAGTAAAAGAAAAACAAGATATATTACCTGTATTAAATGTTTTGCAGAATTGGCGACTAACGGTAGAAGATATATTTAATTGGCTAAACTTTTCCTAA
- a CDS encoding AAA-like domain-containing protein — MFDFYKVGGSLRYGHPTYIQRQADRDIYIALKQKEFCYVLNSRQMGKSSLRVRTMKTLANEGFKCVAIDLGILGRFTTAEQWYGGLVAELWRRLRLSNGMDDDLNWWRSHLELPPVQRFSRFIEDILLVNCTADIIVFLDEVDNIINLDFRDEFLILIRDCYEKRVEQQQYRRLTFCLLGVATPSSLRINKQLSPFNIGRAIQLTGFNFTEAQPLISGLAGRFSQPEAILKDILSWTKGQPFLTQKLCSLIVRSAEEEPIYIPQLIQHRLVDNWEIQDEPEHLRTIRDRLLHNQNHKARLLTVYQQILKQEGITIDGSDEQVELRLSGLVTSQEGKLKVSNPIYERVFNQQWVSQQLFAMSPFQDAIAAWLKSQRQDRSRLLRGTALAEGQTWARKHSISSTERKFLQASETLAVEEQRQAKLAQKAEQVARQLAQKKRLVRWQRLFILFSLAMITGFYLKSRQANVTSIANLVQSSEALFASEQKLDALIAAIKAKQQLQKSWRVNQNLTQQVDAALQQAVYEIEEYDRLLGHSDRLYGLAISNDGKLMASTATDQTVRLWIKKSSGWQFSQELTGHQGWVLDVAISPNGNTIASGSRDRTVKLWSQTGKLLDTLQHQQPVTSVAFDHNNRVISGTEDGEIAIWQQGKPIQTLTEHTAAVEAIAISPKGEIISASEDKTLKIWRSGKVIKTLRGHTEGVRDVAITPDGTKIISGSRDKTLKIWDIKGTQIATLRGHLASVYGVAVNPLNNQIVSASADQTLKIWGSNGTEISTLRGHTNRIWDVAYTANGHIASASWDKTIRLWQPENDLKKVLSGHQDVAIALDYDSNIIASASDDKTVKLWDKHGTLLKTWRGHSAEVYDVAINDQTIATVGADKTLKIWQPNSNVVNTINAHKSSVWAVDLSSDGTKILTAGNDSIIKIWDIDGNLLHQLKGHLQKVWDVAISPQDKYLVSGSEDNTVKLWDLQGNFLDTLEGHEDAVRAVAISADGNLVISGSEDRSIKIWNRKGKIVTTLEGHQAAVKGVAIGRDNQYLASVDDDGKIFLWQQYQQTWQHFKILQGHDSSLWSVAFSPDGQTLATAGEDSQVILWNLDKIFNLDPLEYGCQKVKNYLFYLAEIDPKNRHVCHE, encoded by the coding sequence ATGTTTGATTTTTATAAAGTTGGGGGAAGTTTGCGTTACGGACATCCAACTTATATTCAAAGACAGGCCGATCGCGACATATATATTGCTTTAAAACAAAAAGAGTTTTGCTATGTACTAAACTCTCGGCAAATGGGTAAGTCTAGCCTAAGGGTACGGACAATGAAAACTCTTGCCAACGAGGGTTTTAAATGTGTGGCGATTGACTTGGGTATTTTAGGGAGATTTACTACAGCAGAGCAGTGGTATGGCGGCTTGGTTGCAGAATTATGGCGTAGATTGCGCTTAAGCAATGGGATGGATGACGATCTTAATTGGTGGCGATCGCATTTGGAATTACCGCCAGTGCAAAGGTTTAGTCGCTTTATTGAAGATATTTTATTAGTTAATTGCACCGCAGATATTATTGTCTTTTTGGATGAAGTCGATAATATTATCAATTTAGATTTTCGCGATGAGTTTTTGATCTTAATTCGGGACTGTTATGAAAAAAGAGTTGAACAACAGCAATACCGTCGTTTAACCTTTTGTTTGTTAGGAGTAGCGACTCCTTCTAGTCTCAGGATAAACAAACAATTAAGTCCCTTTAATATTGGTCGAGCTATCCAACTGACAGGATTTAATTTTACTGAAGCGCAACCATTAATATCGGGTTTGGCAGGTCGATTCAGTCAACCAGAAGCTATTTTAAAAGATATTTTGTCCTGGACAAAAGGACAGCCTTTTTTAACCCAAAAACTTTGTTCTTTAATAGTTCGCTCTGCTGAAGAAGAGCCAATTTATATTCCTCAATTAATTCAACATCGCCTAGTAGATAATTGGGAAATTCAAGATGAACCAGAACATCTTAGAACGATACGCGATCGCCTGTTACACAATCAAAACCATAAAGCTAGACTGCTTACTGTCTATCAACAAATACTCAAACAGGAGGGCATAACCATTGATGGTAGCGATGAACAAGTTGAATTACGCTTAAGTGGTTTAGTTACCTCCCAAGAGGGTAAATTAAAAGTTAGTAATCCCATTTACGAAAGAGTTTTTAATCAACAATGGGTTAGCCAACAGCTATTTGCGATGAGTCCCTTTCAAGATGCGATCGCAGCTTGGTTAAAATCTCAACGTCAGGATCGATCTCGTTTATTGAGAGGAACAGCTTTAGCAGAAGGACAAACCTGGGCTAGGAAGCACAGTATCAGCTCAACTGAAAGAAAATTTTTGCAAGCTAGCGAAACTTTAGCCGTTGAAGAGCAAAGACAGGCGAAATTAGCTCAAAAAGCTGAACAAGTTGCCAGACAACTAGCACAGAAAAAAAGATTAGTAAGGTGGCAAAGATTATTTATTCTTTTTTCTTTGGCGATGATTACAGGATTTTATCTCAAATCTCGTCAAGCTAATGTGACTAGTATTGCCAATCTTGTTCAGTCAAGTGAAGCTCTCTTTGCTTCCGAGCAAAAACTTGATGCCCTGATTGCAGCCATTAAAGCCAAACAACAGTTACAAAAATCCTGGCGAGTCAACCAAAATTTAACTCAACAGGTTGATGCTGCTTTGCAACAAGCAGTATACGAGATCGAAGAATACGATCGTCTTTTAGGACATAGCGATCGCCTTTATGGTTTGGCAATTTCTAACGATGGCAAACTCATGGCTTCTACTGCTACCGATCAAACTGTTAGACTATGGATAAAAAAATCATCAGGTTGGCAATTTAGTCAAGAATTAACAGGTCATCAAGGTTGGGTATTAGATGTAGCAATTAGTCCTAATGGTAATACTATTGCCTCTGGTAGTCGCGATCGCACAGTTAAATTATGGAGTCAAACGGGCAAGTTACTGGATACACTACAACATCAGCAGCCAGTTACAAGTGTAGCTTTTGACCACAATAATCGAGTAATTTCTGGTACCGAAGATGGTGAGATCGCAATCTGGCAACAGGGTAAGCCAATTCAAACTTTAACAGAACATACCGCAGCAGTAGAGGCGATCGCCATTAGTCCAAAAGGAGAGATTATTTCAGCCAGTGAAGATAAAACTCTTAAAATTTGGCGATCGGGAAAAGTAATTAAAACTCTGAGAGGACATACTGAAGGAGTTCGAGATGTGGCAATTACTCCTGATGGCACAAAAATAATCTCTGGTAGTCGGGATAAAACCCTAAAAATCTGGGACATTAAAGGTACACAAATAGCTACTCTTAGGGGACATTTAGCTTCTGTATATGGCGTGGCAGTGAATCCACTCAATAACCAAATTGTCTCAGCTAGTGCCGATCAAACCCTAAAAATTTGGGGGAGCAACGGCACGGAAATCTCTACTTTACGAGGACATACTAATCGAATTTGGGATGTCGCTTATACTGCCAATGGTCATATTGCCTCAGCAAGCTGGGATAAAACCATCAGATTATGGCAACCTGAGAATGACCTGAAAAAAGTCCTATCTGGTCATCAAGATGTGGCGATCGCTCTTGATTATGATTCCAATATAATTGCTTCTGCTAGCGACGATAAGACAGTAAAGCTTTGGGACAAACACGGAACTCTCCTCAAAACTTGGCGCGGTCATAGTGCCGAAGTCTATGATGTAGCAATTAATGACCAAACCATTGCAACCGTTGGTGCAGATAAAACTCTTAAAATCTGGCAACCTAATAGCAATGTAGTGAATACAATTAACGCTCATAAATCTTCAGTTTGGGCAGTCGATCTCAGCTCTGATGGTACTAAAATTCTTACTGCTGGCAACGATAGCATTATCAAAATCTGGGATATTGATGGTAACTTATTACATCAACTTAAAGGACATTTACAAAAAGTCTGGGATGTAGCTATTAGTCCTCAAGATAAATATCTAGTCTCTGGTAGCGAAGATAACACGGTAAAACTATGGGATCTTCAAGGTAATTTTTTAGATACCCTTGAAGGACATGAAGATGCAGTCAGGGCAGTCGCTATTAGTGCTGATGGTAATCTGGTAATTTCCGGTAGCGAAGATCGTAGTATCAAAATTTGGAATCGCAAGGGAAAAATAGTCACAACTTTAGAGGGACATCAAGCTGCCGTTAAAGGAGTCGCAATCGGTCGCGATAATCAATATCTTGCTAGTGTTGATGATGATGGCAAGATATTTCTTTGGCAGCAATATCAACAAACTTGGCAGCATTTTAAAATATTACAAGGACACGATAGTTCCCTTTGGTCGGTGGCATTTAGTCCTGATGGTCAAACTTTAGCTACTGCTGGAGAAGATTCCCAAGTTATCCTCTGGAACTTAGACAAAATTTTCAACTTAGATCCTCTAGAATATGGCTGTCAAAAGGTTAAAAATTATCTATTCTATCTTGCAGAAATTGACCCAAAAAATCGCCATGTTTGTCATGAGTAA
- a CDS encoding AAA-like domain-containing protein: MLSLLGYDQTSWNKFLEAKAVELNLTPAQTRVFLTRFSQDNWLHKIEDIWQQSDVNSCEAFTKHSTKIYQKFKPYCFTLSKGAGNFTILRDWLLQDFKNYPLESYQLSTANHLNNTYLIEGSKQCQLTVASECYQTILQPGALIRIKAPSKMGKTSLLNNVLAYADKQAYRTVHINLLQIERDKFSSLEQFLRWFCVYLSDSLDVNHQLDRFWNEDRGSMLSCTRYLEMLLQDNDTPLVLGLDEVDRLLNYPDISQDFFYLLRSWHEEANNDELWEQLKLVVVYSTEDFGSLDINQSPFNVGLPVELQPFNQKQVEELTQLYQLDLSAQDIKYLMQITGGHPYLVDLALSHLVHNPEQSLAELLQQAATDMGIYSSYLRQHLINLKSNSKLTKVFLDILNSPEPIQIDTLLAYQLYRMGLIQWSKGGNRVIPSCDLYKLYFPPRLSNQ, encoded by the coding sequence ATGTTATCTCTACTTGGATACGACCAAACATCTTGGAATAAATTTCTTGAAGCTAAAGCTGTGGAGCTAAATCTAACACCAGCTCAAACTAGAGTTTTTTTAACACGATTTTCTCAAGATAATTGGCTGCATAAAATAGAAGATATTTGGCAACAAAGTGATGTAAATAGTTGTGAAGCTTTTACGAAACATTCAACAAAAATTTATCAAAAATTCAAACCTTATTGTTTTACTCTTAGTAAAGGTGCAGGAAATTTTACTATTTTAAGGGATTGGTTATTACAAGATTTTAAAAATTATCCACTAGAAAGCTATCAGCTATCAACGGCAAATCATCTGAATAACACCTATTTAATTGAAGGATCAAAACAGTGTCAATTAACTGTAGCCTCAGAATGCTATCAAACTATTTTGCAACCAGGAGCTTTAATCAGAATAAAAGCCCCCAGCAAAATGGGTAAGACTTCGCTGTTGAATAATGTTCTTGCCTATGCCGATAAACAAGCATATCGAACAGTTCATATTAATTTATTACAAATAGAACGAGATAAATTTAGTAGTTTAGAGCAATTTTTACGTTGGTTTTGTGTTTACCTTAGTGATTCGCTAGATGTTAATCATCAATTAGATCGATTCTGGAATGAAGATCGGGGAAGTATGCTCAGTTGTACCCGATATTTAGAGATGTTATTACAAGATAATGATACTCCTTTAGTTTTGGGGTTAGATGAAGTAGATCGTCTATTAAATTACCCAGATATTAGTCAAGATTTCTTTTATCTATTACGGAGTTGGCATGAAGAGGCGAATAATGATGAGCTTTGGGAACAATTAAAATTAGTGGTCGTGTATTCTACGGAAGACTTTGGCTCTCTAGATATAAACCAGTCTCCTTTTAACGTTGGTTTGCCTGTTGAATTGCAACCCTTTAATCAAAAACAAGTAGAAGAATTAACCCAGCTATATCAATTAGATTTATCTGCTCAAGATATTAAATATTTAATGCAGATAACTGGAGGACATCCTTACCTAGTTGATTTAGCCTTGTCCCATTTAGTACATAATCCAGAACAAAGTTTAGCCGAACTATTACAACAAGCTGCAACAGATATGGGAATTTATAGTAGCTATCTTCGACAGCATTTAATTAATTTGAAATCTAACAGTAAATTAACCAAGGTGTTTCTCGATATATTAAATAGTCCCGAGCCAATACAAATAGATACTCTTTTAGCTTATCAACTTTATCGTATGGGATTAATTCAATGGTCTAAAGGAGGGAATCGGGTTATTCCTAGCTGCGATCTATATAAACTGTATTTTCCTCCAAGACTCAGCAATCAGTAA
- a CDS encoding YgcG family protein, producing MKTLTTFKQTITLGLISSTVLVTPLTSQALTVEEVINPQKTNDGWVTDMADILSDRTETELNHLITNLEQGNGTEIAVVTVPETSPADSPKTFATELFNYWGIGKAESDNGILFLISTGDRRVEIETGYGIESILPDAKVGNIIDTKITPQYKQGNFDRGTLDGTNALISVLLSVTNIQDSSEVTFKIIEPTQANSLVAQTSSFGAILFIFFVCFILIVIASNGGSGGSGSGKGKKRKSYGSSSGGYSGVSSGGGYSGGGFSGGGFSGGSSGGGCSGGGFGGGSSGGGGAGGGF from the coding sequence ATGAAAACTTTAACTACTTTTAAGCAAACCATTACTTTGGGTTTAATTAGTTCAACTGTTTTAGTAACTCCTCTTACTAGTCAAGCTTTGACAGTGGAGGAAGTAATTAATCCTCAGAAGACAAATGACGGTTGGGTGACAGATATGGCAGATATTCTCAGCGATCGCACTGAAACTGAATTAAATCATCTAATTACTAATTTAGAGCAAGGTAATGGTACGGAAATTGCTGTGGTAACTGTTCCCGAAACTTCCCCTGCTGATTCTCCCAAAACTTTTGCTACAGAACTATTTAACTATTGGGGTATTGGAAAAGCTGAGTCAGATAACGGTATTTTGTTCTTGATTTCAACAGGAGACAGACGTGTAGAAATTGAAACTGGTTATGGCATTGAGAGTATATTACCTGATGCCAAGGTAGGCAACATTATTGATACCAAAATCACCCCCCAATATAAACAGGGTAACTTCGACCGTGGAACTTTAGATGGCACAAATGCCTTAATTTCTGTACTGCTTTCTGTTACTAATATCCAAGACTCCTCCGAAGTAACTTTTAAGATTATTGAGCCAACTCAAGCCAATTCACTTGTAGCTCAAACCAGTAGTTTCGGAGCTATTCTATTTATTTTCTTTGTTTGTTTCATTCTCATAGTAATTGCAAGCAACGGTGGTAGCGGTGGTAGTGGCTCTGGAAAAGGCAAAAAAAGAAAAAGCTATGGCAGTAGCTCTGGCGGCTATAGTGGCGTTTCCAGTGGTGGCGGATATAGCGGCGGTGGTTTTAGCGGCGGTGGTTTTAGCGGCGGTTCCAGTGGTGGAGGATGTAGCGGCGGCGGTTTTGGTGGCGGTTCCAGTGGTGGAGGTGGTGCAGGAGGTGGTTTTTAA
- a CDS encoding LemA family protein, whose amino-acid sequence MKPTEFRFSSNKASEILELAARYYTAENQTYTVAELVQAGSEVQIPDRLIRKAIADLGQQQQQQLEQRRKVKSCLGMVIGFSLILTSAIASWSAFTYNHLVTVSNRVETAQKQVENQLQRRADLIPQLVNLSKTYTNHKQKIITQLVQARQGYLKADNLEEKITAIAKLDETIRNFAHYASTNQQLNSSPLFINLQYEITGTENRLAVERMRYNQTVQKYNQEIQQFPQSLIATTFHFEPL is encoded by the coding sequence ATGAAACCCACAGAATTCCGCTTCTCTTCCAATAAAGCATCTGAAATACTGGAACTAGCAGCCAGATATTACACCGCAGAAAATCAGACTTATACAGTAGCCGAATTAGTTCAAGCTGGCTCAGAAGTTCAAATACCCGATCGCCTGATTAGAAAAGCGATCGCCGATCTGGGACAACAACAACAGCAGCAACTCGAACAACGAAGAAAAGTCAAATCTTGCCTGGGAATGGTTATTGGTTTTAGTTTAATTTTGACTAGTGCGATCGCTTCTTGGAGTGCCTTTACTTATAACCATCTAGTTACTGTGAGCAATAGAGTTGAAACTGCCCAAAAACAAGTAGAAAATCAACTGCAAAGACGAGCCGACCTCATTCCTCAGTTGGTTAACCTGAGCAAAACTTACACTAATCACAAACAAAAAATTATTACCCAATTAGTTCAAGCCAGACAAGGCTACTTAAAGGCAGATAATTTAGAGGAAAAAATCACGGCGATCGCTAAGTTAGACGAAACAATACGTAATTTTGCTCATTATGCCTCGACCAACCAGCAACTAAACTCTAGCCCACTGTTCATCAATCTTCAGTATGAAATTACTGGTACAGAAAACCGTTTGGCAGTGGAGAGAATGCGATATAACCAGACAGTCCAAAAATATAACCAAGAAATACAACAGTTTCCTCAATCTCTAATAGCCACAACTTTTCATTTTGAACCGCTATAG
- a CDS encoding calcium-binding protein: protein MSTIEGTLFDDNLVGTATDNSIFGYEGDDTLSGLDGDDLLDGWTGNDELLGDFGNDILLGYTGNDSLLGGTGNDLLAGEAGDDLLNGYGQTELEYDTLSGGVGADIFVLGDMSGVYYAELGFATISDFEWIEGDKIQVFGSASDYSLSEFDGGMDIYYQNDLIGYVENTTDVLLESDFIFV, encoded by the coding sequence ATGTCTACTATCGAAGGTACTTTGTTTGATGATAATTTGGTAGGAACTGCCACAGATAATTCTATATTTGGCTATGAAGGAGATGATACTTTATCTGGTTTGGACGGTGACGATCTTTTAGATGGCTGGACTGGTAACGATGAGCTATTAGGAGATTTTGGCAACGATATCTTGCTAGGATACACAGGCAATGATAGCTTGCTAGGAGGTACAGGTAATGATCTTCTTGCAGGAGAAGCTGGGGACGATCTGCTCAACGGTTATGGTCAGACTGAACTAGAATATGACACTTTAAGCGGTGGTGTTGGTGCAGATATCTTTGTACTTGGTGATATGTCTGGAGTTTATTACGCAGAACTTGGCTTTGCAACTATTAGCGATTTTGAATGGATTGAAGGAGATAAAATTCAAGTATTTGGCAGTGCTAGCGATTATTCTCTCTCCGAATTTGATGGTGGTATGGATATTTACTATCAGAATGACTTAATTGGATATGTAGAAAACACCACTGATGTTCTACTAGAGAGTGATTTTATCTTTGTTTGA